A genome region from Variovorax paradoxus includes the following:
- the ssuD gene encoding FMNH2-dependent alkanesulfonate monooxygenase has product MQIFWFLPTHGDSRYLGSSEGSRQVDLAYLQQIAGAADNLGYEGVLIPTGRSCEDPWVIASSLIGATKKLKFLVAVRPGLHQPSLAARMAATFDRLSGGRLLVNLVTGGDQAELEGDGVYLDHASRYEQSAEFIRIWREIIARSHDGEAFDYEGRHLSVKGAKLLYPPVQKPYPPVWFGGSSAPAHELAAEQVDAYLTWGEPPADVAKKIADVHARAERRGRKVEFGIRLHVIVRETEDAAWKAAEELISRVDDETVVRAQAVFARMDSEGQRRMAALHAGGARRSRADLEISPNLWAGVGLVRGGAGTALVGDAKTVAARIEEYAALGLDKFILSGYPHLEEAYRFAELVFPLLSRKAKSQLAGGSLSGPFGEVVANLDAPSRLVSQS; this is encoded by the coding sequence ATGCAGATCTTCTGGTTCCTTCCCACGCATGGCGACAGCCGCTACCTTGGCAGCAGCGAAGGCTCGCGCCAGGTCGACCTGGCCTACCTGCAGCAGATTGCCGGCGCGGCCGACAACCTGGGCTACGAAGGCGTGCTCATTCCCACGGGCCGCTCGTGCGAGGACCCATGGGTCATCGCCTCCAGCCTGATCGGCGCGACGAAGAAGCTCAAGTTCCTGGTGGCGGTGCGCCCCGGCCTGCACCAGCCCAGCCTGGCCGCACGCATGGCTGCGACCTTCGACCGGCTCTCGGGCGGGCGGCTGCTGGTGAACCTCGTGACCGGCGGCGACCAGGCCGAGCTCGAAGGCGACGGCGTGTATCTCGACCATGCCTCGCGCTATGAGCAATCGGCCGAGTTCATCCGCATCTGGCGCGAGATCATCGCGCGCAGCCACGACGGCGAGGCCTTCGACTACGAAGGCAGGCACCTGAGCGTGAAGGGCGCCAAGCTGCTGTACCCGCCGGTGCAGAAGCCGTATCCGCCGGTGTGGTTCGGCGGCTCCTCGGCGCCTGCGCACGAGCTGGCCGCGGAGCAGGTCGATGCCTACCTCACCTGGGGCGAGCCGCCCGCGGACGTCGCGAAGAAGATCGCCGACGTGCATGCCCGTGCCGAGCGCAGAGGCCGCAAGGTGGAGTTCGGCATCCGCCTGCACGTGATCGTGCGCGAGACCGAAGACGCCGCCTGGAAAGCCGCCGAAGAACTCATCAGCCGCGTGGACGACGAGACCGTGGTGCGTGCGCAGGCCGTGTTCGCGCGCATGGATTCGGAAGGCCAGCGCCGCATGGCCGCGCTGCACGCGGGCGGCGCCAGGCGTTCGCGCGCCGACCTCGAGATTTCGCCGAACCTGTGGGCCGGCGTGGGCCTGGTGCGCGGCGGTGCCGGCACGGCGCTGGTGGGCGATGCGAAGACCGTGGCCGCGCGCATCGAGGAGTACGCGGCGCTCGGGCTCGACAAGTTCATCCTCTCGGGCTACCCGCACCTGGAAGAGGCCTACCGCTTCGCCGAGCTGGTGTTCCCGCTGCTGTCGCGCAAGGCGAAGTCGCAGCTCGCCGGCGGCTCGCTGAGCGGGCCTTTCGGCGAGGTCGTCGCCAACCTCGACGCGCCTTCGCGCCTCGTCTCGCAAAGCTAA
- a CDS encoding sulfonate ABC transporter substrate-binding protein, translating into MTLISAPRRRLIQGAAAAIALPAGFAALAQAPARQFRIGHQKGYLTLLKGRGTLEKRLQPLGVSVKWTEFTAGPVQLEALNVGSIDFGDVGEAPPIFAQAAGAPLAYVGATVPRPQSEAVLVPKGSAIKTVAELKGKKIALNKGSNVHYFVVKLFEKHGLSYADLNLVYLPPADARAAFEKGSVDAWVIWDPFLAAAEKSLDARILADATGVVGNRAYYFSSLDYVAKNADVLAIAIEEINKIDVWGAAHKGELAGELATLWGLPKPVAELSVNRSVYGTAPITKAILAEQQKIADTFFELKLIPKKINVLDAAGAGVA; encoded by the coding sequence ATGACATTGATTTCCGCACCCCGCCGCCGCCTGATCCAGGGCGCGGCCGCCGCCATCGCATTGCCCGCCGGCTTCGCCGCGCTGGCGCAGGCACCCGCCCGCCAGTTCCGCATCGGCCACCAGAAGGGCTATCTCACGCTGCTCAAGGGCCGCGGCACGCTCGAGAAGCGCCTGCAGCCGCTCGGCGTGAGCGTGAAGTGGACCGAGTTCACCGCCGGGCCGGTGCAGCTCGAAGCGCTGAACGTCGGCTCGATCGACTTCGGCGACGTGGGCGAGGCGCCACCGATCTTCGCGCAGGCCGCGGGCGCGCCGCTGGCCTACGTCGGCGCGACCGTGCCGCGTCCCCAATCGGAGGCGGTGCTGGTGCCCAAGGGCTCCGCCATCAAGACCGTGGCCGAGCTCAAGGGCAAGAAGATCGCGCTGAACAAGGGCTCGAACGTCCACTACTTCGTCGTCAAGCTGTTCGAGAAGCACGGCCTGTCGTACGCCGACCTGAACCTGGTCTACCTGCCGCCGGCCGATGCGCGCGCTGCCTTCGAGAAGGGCTCGGTCGATGCATGGGTGATCTGGGATCCGTTCCTGGCCGCGGCCGAGAAGTCGCTCGACGCGCGCATCCTGGCCGATGCCACCGGCGTGGTCGGCAACCGCGCCTACTACTTCTCGTCGCTCGACTATGTGGCGAAGAACGCCGACGTGCTGGCGATCGCGATCGAGGAAATCAACAAGATCGACGTCTGGGGTGCCGCTCACAAGGGCGAGCTAGCCGGCGAGCTCGCCACGCTCTGGGGCCTGCCGAAGCCGGTGGCCGAGCTGTCGGTGAACCGCTCGGTGTACGGCACGGCGCCGATCACCAAGGCCATCCTGGCGGAGCAGCAGAAGATCGCCGACACCTTCTTCGAGCTCAAGCTGATCCCGAAGAAGATCAATGTGCTCGACGCCGCCGGCGCGGGGGTGGCGTGA
- the ssuE gene encoding NADPH-dependent FMN reductase translates to MSVLLIAGSPSAPSRSTALLDAVGERLAQRKARIERLAIRDLPAQALLLADWNHPAIVGAIAKVAEARVIVVATPVYKAAYSGVLKVFLDLLSQSALKGKTVLPLATGGSPHHMLALDYALRPVLQSLAARHILPGVYASDAQIALTPENAYQVQPDLAERLNEAVEVLATEGLKLPATHGFEPVPFSRVRCSV, encoded by the coding sequence GTGTCCGTTCTCCTGATTGCCGGCAGCCCTTCGGCCCCATCCCGCTCCACCGCACTGCTCGACGCGGTGGGGGAACGGCTGGCGCAGCGCAAGGCGCGCATCGAGCGCCTCGCCATCCGCGACCTCCCGGCGCAGGCGCTGCTGCTGGCCGACTGGAACCATCCGGCCATCGTTGGCGCCATCGCCAAGGTGGCCGAGGCCCGCGTGATCGTGGTGGCCACGCCGGTCTACAAGGCGGCCTACAGCGGCGTGCTCAAGGTCTTCCTCGACCTGCTCTCGCAGAGCGCGCTCAAGGGCAAGACGGTGCTGCCGCTGGCCACCGGCGGCAGTCCGCACCACATGCTGGCGCTCGACTACGCGCTGCGGCCGGTGCTTCAGTCGCTGGCGGCACGCCACATCCTGCCGGGCGTCTACGCGAGCGACGCGCAGATCGCGCTCACGCCCGAGAACGCCTACCAGGTGCAGCCCGACCTGGCAGAGCGGCTCAACGAGGCCGTCGAGGTGCTTGCCACCGAGGGCCTGAAGCTCCCCGCCACGCACGGCTTCGAGCCGGTGCCGTTTTCTCGCGTGCGATGTAGCGTTTAA
- a CDS encoding sulfate ABC transporter substrate-binding protein: MSLRRDFIKLSLGAGVAGAMALSALPTFAQAPAAKGPVTLLNVSYDPTRELYVDYNQAFAKYWKAKTGQDVTVKQSHGGSGKQARSIIDGIDADVATLALGGDIDALVTHGGLVKADWQKRLPHNSAPYTSTIVFLVKKGNPKGLKDWDDLVKPGVQVITPNPKTSGGARWNYLAAWEFAKRKYGGDAKAKEYIGNLFKNVPVLDTGARGATITFVQRGVGDVLLAWENEAFLALKEFGPEKFEIVVPSISILAEPSVSVVDKVVDKKGTRAVAEEYLQYLYSDEGQDIAGRNFYRPTSEKAKAKYDKQFPKLTLVTIDQAFGGWAKADKEHFADGGSFDQIYAPKQK, encoded by the coding sequence ATGAGCCTTCGCCGCGACTTTATCAAGCTTTCCCTGGGTGCCGGCGTGGCCGGTGCCATGGCCCTGTCGGCGTTGCCGACGTTCGCCCAGGCGCCCGCCGCCAAGGGGCCGGTGACATTGCTGAACGTGTCCTATGACCCGACGCGCGAGCTGTACGTCGACTACAACCAGGCCTTCGCCAAGTACTGGAAGGCCAAGACCGGCCAGGACGTGACGGTCAAGCAGTCGCACGGCGGCTCCGGCAAGCAGGCTCGCTCGATCATCGACGGCATCGACGCCGACGTGGCCACGCTGGCGCTCGGCGGCGACATCGATGCACTCGTCACGCACGGCGGGCTGGTCAAGGCCGACTGGCAGAAGCGCCTGCCGCACAACTCCGCGCCCTACACCTCGACCATCGTGTTCCTGGTGAAGAAGGGCAATCCCAAGGGCCTGAAGGACTGGGACGACCTGGTCAAGCCCGGCGTGCAGGTGATCACCCCCAACCCCAAGACCTCGGGCGGCGCCCGCTGGAACTACCTGGCCGCCTGGGAATTCGCCAAGCGCAAGTACGGCGGCGATGCCAAGGCCAAGGAGTACATCGGCAACCTGTTCAAGAACGTGCCCGTGCTCGACACCGGCGCGCGCGGCGCGACCATCACCTTCGTGCAGCGCGGCGTGGGCGACGTGTTGCTGGCCTGGGAGAACGAAGCCTTCCTGGCGCTGAAGGAATTCGGCCCCGAGAAGTTCGAGATCGTGGTGCCTTCCATCTCCATCCTGGCCGAGCCCAGCGTGTCGGTGGTCGACAAGGTCGTCGACAAGAAGGGCACGCGTGCCGTGGCCGAGGAGTACCTGCAGTACCTGTACTCCGACGAAGGCCAGGACATCGCGGGCCGCAATTTCTACCGGCCGACCTCCGAGAAGGCCAAGGCCAAGTACGACAAGCAGTTCCCCAAGCTGACGCTGGTGACCATCGACCAGGCCTTCGGCGGCTGGGCGAAGGCCGACAAGGAGCACTTCGCCGACGGCGGCTCCTTCGACCAGATCTACGCACCGAAGCAGAAGTAA
- a CDS encoding oxidative damage protection protein — MARMVQCIKLGKEAEGLDFPPYPGELGKRLWENVSKEAWAAWLKQQTMLVNENRLNLADLRARQYLARQMEKHFFGEGADVAQGYVPPSA, encoded by the coding sequence ATGGCACGCATGGTTCAGTGCATCAAGCTCGGCAAAGAGGCCGAAGGGCTCGACTTCCCGCCCTACCCAGGTGAACTGGGCAAACGCCTGTGGGAAAACGTCAGCAAGGAAGCCTGGGCCGCCTGGCTCAAGCAGCAGACCATGCTGGTCAATGAAAACCGCCTGAACCTGGCCGACCTGCGCGCCCGCCAGTACCTGGCGCGCCAGATGGAAAAGCATTTCTTCGGCGAAGGCGCCGACGTGGCGCAGGGCTACGTTCCGCCCTCGGCCTGA
- the mnmC gene encoding FAD-dependent 5-carboxymethylaminomethyl-2-thiouridine(34) oxidoreductase MnmC: MTWRADGVPRSERFDDIYHTESGALAQSRHVFLGGCGLPDAWAGQPRWQVLETGFGLGLNFLATWQAWRADPARPRMLHFVSVEAHPVSAGDLLRAAEAYPELAALARELAAQWHGLLPGFHRLAFDDGRVLLTLCVGDVQPMLRAQRFEADSIFLDGYSPQLNPQMWSADTLKAVSRFARQGTRVATWTIARAIRDALQQQGFTVEKRAGLPPKRDCLSGVFAPAWTVRRRGPAPERIDKPGRCAVIGAGLAGAAVAASLARRGWQVTVFDAADWPASGASGLPVGMLAPHVSPDDALLSRLARAGIRATWGELARLLEEGRDWRASGVLERRPDGDTRVPAGWTSAGPNESWPANAGQLAAAGLPERTPALWHSRAAWVRPHRLIAAWLRQPGVEFRGGCAVARLATRQEGGWQLFDANGERLIDADRVVVCAGFESGRFAPALPLQPVRGQVAWGPMPADADLPTTPLNGDGHLIAHVPVERGVPIWLAGATFGRDSTALEPTQADSIANRERLARLHPAAAASLAGAFERGDVDTWVGVRCASGDRRPLVGPIDAPVAGLWACTALGSRGLSFAALCAELLAAQWHGEPLPLPATLAKALGTQRL; this comes from the coding sequence GTGACCTGGCGCGCGGACGGCGTCCCGCGCAGCGAACGCTTCGACGACATCTATCACACCGAGTCCGGGGCACTGGCGCAATCGCGCCATGTGTTCCTGGGCGGCTGCGGCCTGCCCGATGCGTGGGCCGGACAGCCCCGGTGGCAGGTTCTCGAAACCGGCTTCGGCCTGGGCCTCAATTTCCTGGCGACCTGGCAGGCATGGCGCGCCGACCCCGCGCGGCCGCGGATGCTGCACTTCGTCTCGGTCGAGGCGCACCCGGTGTCGGCCGGCGACCTGCTGCGCGCGGCCGAGGCCTACCCCGAACTCGCGGCCCTCGCGCGCGAGCTGGCCGCGCAATGGCACGGCCTGCTGCCCGGCTTTCACCGGCTCGCGTTCGACGACGGCCGCGTGCTGCTCACCCTGTGCGTCGGCGACGTGCAGCCGATGCTGCGCGCGCAGCGTTTCGAGGCCGACAGCATCTTCCTCGACGGCTACAGTCCGCAGCTGAACCCGCAGATGTGGTCGGCCGACACGCTCAAGGCGGTGTCGCGCTTTGCGCGGCAAGGCACGCGCGTCGCCACCTGGACCATCGCGCGGGCGATCCGCGATGCGCTGCAGCAGCAGGGTTTCACCGTCGAGAAGCGTGCCGGCCTGCCGCCGAAGCGCGACTGCCTGAGTGGCGTCTTCGCGCCCGCGTGGACGGTGCGACGCCGCGGACCCGCGCCGGAGCGCATCGACAAGCCGGGCCGCTGCGCAGTGATCGGCGCGGGCCTCGCGGGTGCGGCCGTGGCGGCCAGCCTCGCGAGGCGCGGCTGGCAGGTAACGGTGTTCGACGCGGCCGACTGGCCCGCATCCGGCGCCTCGGGCCTACCGGTGGGCATGCTCGCGCCGCATGTGTCGCCCGACGACGCACTGCTGTCGCGCCTCGCCCGCGCAGGCATCCGCGCCACCTGGGGAGAACTGGCGCGGCTGCTCGAAGAAGGCCGCGACTGGCGCGCCAGCGGCGTGCTGGAGCGCCGCCCCGATGGCGACACTCGCGTGCCTGCCGGCTGGACCAGCGCCGGACCGAACGAGTCGTGGCCCGCGAACGCAGGGCAACTGGCTGCAGCCGGGCTGCCCGAACGCACGCCGGCGCTGTGGCATTCGCGCGCCGCGTGGGTCCGGCCGCACAGGTTGATCGCCGCATGGCTGCGCCAGCCGGGCGTCGAGTTCCGCGGCGGCTGCGCGGTGGCGCGCCTTGCGACTCGTCAGGAAGGCGGCTGGCAGCTTTTCGACGCGAACGGCGAGCGGCTGATCGACGCCGACCGTGTGGTCGTATGCGCCGGCTTCGAGTCGGGCCGCTTCGCGCCCGCCCTGCCCCTGCAGCCCGTGCGCGGACAGGTCGCCTGGGGCCCGATGCCCGCGGACGCCGACCTGCCCACCACGCCGCTCAACGGCGACGGCCACCTCATCGCCCACGTGCCGGTGGAGCGCGGCGTTCCGATCTGGCTGGCCGGCGCGACTTTCGGCCGCGACAGCACCGCCCTGGAGCCGACGCAGGCCGACAGCATCGCCAACCGCGAGCGCCTGGCGCGGCTCCATCCCGCGGCCGCAGCGTCGCTCGCCGGCGCGTTCGAGCGCGGCGATGTCGACACCTGGGTCGGCGTGCGATGCGCATCCGGGGACCGGCGGCCCCTTGTCGGACCGATCGACGCGCCGGTCGCCGGACTCTGGGCCTGCACCGCACTGGGTTCGCGCGGACTGAGCTTTGCCGCGCTGTGCGCCGAACTGCTGGCCGCGCAATGGCACGGCGAGCCGCTGCCGCTGCCGGCGACGCTGGCAAAGGCGCTCGGCACGCAGCGCCTCTAG
- a CDS encoding sulfite exporter TauE/SafE family protein, with product MPEALGLVQVLGGLATGIFADAMGGLLGVSPGGALVPALALMPGLGQHDAQAISLAAQLLPTSLAGFVRYRVAGHGASRRTVTWMSLGFLAGAFIGAKGASHLADAALRWMFVAYLLVLATLVLWRSTAKESGVAQAGEPHAAAAALVAVGIVAGASSGLLGIGGGLAITASMTVALHWSQLRSQAVSLAVNALPLALPAVLVYASVANGLPWLLLGCVVLGLWVGTAAGAQLATRLDERVLRKYFVVLVLGMALLMAWRASSAA from the coding sequence ATGCCCGAAGCGCTCGGCCTCGTCCAGGTGCTGGGCGGCCTGGCGACCGGCATCTTCGCGGACGCGATGGGCGGCCTGCTCGGCGTCAGCCCCGGCGGTGCGCTGGTGCCCGCGCTGGCATTGATGCCGGGCCTGGGCCAGCACGATGCACAGGCGATCTCCCTTGCGGCGCAACTGCTGCCGACCAGCCTGGCCGGATTCGTCCGCTATCGCGTGGCCGGGCATGGCGCCTCGCGGCGCACGGTGACGTGGATGTCCCTCGGCTTCCTGGCGGGCGCTTTCATTGGCGCGAAGGGCGCGAGCCACCTGGCCGACGCGGCGTTGCGCTGGATGTTCGTCGCCTACCTGCTGGTGCTGGCAACGCTGGTGTTGTGGAGGTCGACCGCGAAGGAGAGCGGCGTCGCGCAGGCCGGGGAGCCGCATGCTGCGGCTGCGGCGCTGGTGGCGGTGGGCATCGTCGCCGGCGCATCCTCCGGGCTGCTCGGCATCGGTGGCGGGCTGGCCATCACGGCGTCGATGACCGTTGCGCTGCACTGGTCGCAGCTTCGCTCGCAGGCCGTGAGTCTTGCGGTCAACGCCTTGCCGCTGGCCCTGCCGGCAGTGCTGGTCTATGCGAGCGTTGCGAACGGACTGCCATGGCTTCTGCTGGGGTGCGTCGTGCTCGGGCTGTGGGTCGGCACGGCCGCGGGGGCGCAGCTGGCCACGCGGCTCGACGAGCGGGTGCTGCGCAAGTACTTCGTCGTGCTGGTGCTCGGCATGGCGCTGCTGATGGCCTGGCGAGCATCGAGCGCAGCCTGA
- a CDS encoding antibiotic biosynthesis monooxygenase family protein produces MYSATFIFAKKQFDDEFHRLDQAIAEAAKSLPGYLGEETWENAGNGLVSNVYYWDSLDSLQALIHHPVHRQAKAAQANWLDGYKVVVSEVLRTYGDSRIDHLLASAAPAAG; encoded by the coding sequence ATGTATTCCGCCACCTTCATCTTCGCGAAGAAGCAGTTCGACGACGAGTTCCACCGGCTGGACCAGGCCATCGCCGAGGCTGCGAAATCGCTGCCCGGCTACCTCGGCGAGGAGACGTGGGAGAACGCGGGCAACGGGCTGGTCTCGAACGTGTACTACTGGGACTCGCTCGACAGCCTGCAGGCGCTGATCCACCATCCCGTGCACCGGCAGGCCAAGGCCGCGCAGGCGAACTGGCTCGACGGCTACAAGGTGGTCGTCTCCGAGGTGCTGCGCACCTATGGCGACAGCCGCATCGACCATCTGCTGGCGTCCGCGGCGCCGGCCGCCGGCTGA
- a CDS encoding transglutaminase family protein, translating to MATQYDITHTTVYRYNKPVTFGLHRVMFRPRDSHDLRVLATDLQVSPQAFTRLIQDPHSNSVALVQPMGEATELRIVCSFTIEHVPAQEDQLALDPAAEFLPFAYTLQERLDLEHYLRPHHDDDSQGTLIRWAHQFLHADKPNSTREVLTRMNAHIGQSLQYKARDEEGTQTPLQTLALGSGSCRDYALLMMEATRRLGIATRFVSGYIYDAALDTTAQAQGESTTGAGTTHAWLQAYLPGVGWLAFDPTNNLMGSGQLIRVGVTRDPAQAAPISGSWYGDAEAYEGLEATVVVTRRKD from the coding sequence ATGGCCACCCAGTACGACATCACGCACACCACCGTCTACCGCTACAACAAGCCGGTCACCTTCGGCCTGCACCGCGTGATGTTCCGCCCGCGCGACAGCCATGACCTGCGGGTGCTGGCCACCGACCTGCAGGTGAGCCCGCAGGCCTTCACGCGGCTCATCCAGGACCCGCACTCCAACTCGGTGGCGCTGGTGCAGCCGATGGGCGAAGCCACCGAACTGCGGATCGTCTGTTCCTTCACCATCGAGCACGTGCCCGCGCAGGAGGACCAGCTCGCGCTCGACCCGGCGGCTGAATTCCTGCCCTTCGCCTACACCCTGCAGGAGCGCCTGGACCTCGAGCACTACCTGCGCCCGCACCACGACGACGACAGCCAGGGCACGCTGATCCGCTGGGCCCACCAGTTCCTGCACGCGGACAAGCCCAACAGCACGCGCGAGGTGCTCACGCGCATGAACGCGCACATCGGCCAGAGCCTCCAATACAAGGCGCGCGACGAGGAAGGCACCCAGACACCGCTGCAGACGCTGGCCCTGGGCAGCGGCAGCTGCCGCGACTACGCACTGCTGATGATGGAAGCCACGCGCCGGCTGGGCATCGCGACGCGCTTCGTGTCGGGCTACATCTACGACGCCGCGCTCGACACCACCGCGCAGGCGCAGGGCGAATCGACGACCGGCGCCGGCACCACCCACGCCTGGCTGCAGGCCTACCTGCCGGGCGTCGGCTGGCTGGCCTTCGATCCGACCAACAACCTGATGGGCAGCGGCCAGCTCATCCGCGTGGGCGTCACGCGCGATCCGGCGCAGGCCGCGCCCATCTCGGGCAGCTGGTACGGCGACGCCGAGGCCTACGAAGGCCTCGAGGCCACGGTGGTGGTCACGCGCCGCAAGGACTGA